One genomic window of Syntrophorhabdaceae bacterium includes the following:
- a CDS encoding tetratricopeptide repeat protein encodes MVSDTRAYAKPLIPFLCTLFLALALLGCDPVINMTRDGEYYLVSGDYYKAIDVYTHAINLNSGNAMAYLGRATAWEELGRFDKALDDFNAAVILLPKDAGALLDRGLLHEIMGSYRLALDDYTMACQLDPTNGNAFFHRGNASMSLGDTEKAFENYRTAARLGHVESQNILRSRGMGW; translated from the coding sequence ATGGTATCCGATACGCGCGCATACGCAAAACCACTAATACCTTTTCTCTGCACCCTCTTTCTGGCCCTTGCCCTTTTGGGCTGCGACCCCGTGATCAATATGACCAGGGACGGCGAGTACTATCTCGTATCGGGCGATTACTATAAAGCAATCGATGTCTACACTCACGCCATAAACCTCAATTCGGGCAACGCCATGGCTTATCTCGGCCGTGCCACGGCCTGGGAGGAACTGGGACGCTTTGATAAGGCCCTCGACGATTTTAATGCCGCCGTCATTCTCCTGCCGAAAGACGCGGGTGCGCTGCTCGATCGCGGCCTTCTCCATGAAATTATGGGCAGTTACAGATTGGCCCTTGATGACTATACTATGGCATGTCAACTCGATCCCACCAATGGGAATGCCTTCTTTCACCGGGGGAATGCCTCCATGAGCCTGGGCGATACTGAAAAAGCCTTTGAGAACTATAGAACCGCGGCCCGCCTTGGACACGTGGAATCTCAGAATATCTTGAGGTCAAGGGGAATGGGCTGGTAA
- a CDS encoding FAD-dependent oxidoreductase: MYDVIIAGAGPAGLTAAVYSARKQRRTLLVSKDMGGQPNWTLGVENYMGYQFIEGPELMRKFLDQARQFPIDVRVGETARAISLHKGIFTLATEGEISYEGLTIIAATGKSPRTLNVPGEKSLIGRGVSYCATCDAPFFRGRDVAVVGGGNSAVGAALDLVKVAKHVYLISLTVLTADHVLVKKLGDSPNTTILTGHETLSIIGEELVGGLVVRDLIKNREVTLEVEGVFVEIGLSPNSGLIGDLVPLNSLGEIEVSCANETIIPGLFAAGDVTNVPEKQIVVAAGEGAKAALQAHRFLQRQRDA, encoded by the coding sequence ATGTATGATGTCATCATCGCGGGAGCAGGTCCCGCCGGCCTTACGGCTGCGGTCTATTCCGCCAGAAAACAACGGAGGACTCTCCTTGTGAGCAAAGATATGGGCGGTCAGCCGAACTGGACCCTTGGCGTCGAAAATTACATGGGTTACCAGTTTATAGAAGGACCGGAACTGATGCGGAAATTTCTGGACCAGGCGCGGCAATTTCCGATTGATGTAAGGGTGGGGGAAACCGCCAGGGCCATCTCCCTTCATAAGGGGATATTTACACTCGCAACCGAAGGAGAGATATCCTATGAAGGCCTCACTATAATTGCGGCAACGGGCAAGAGTCCACGGACCCTCAACGTGCCGGGCGAGAAAAGTCTGATAGGACGGGGTGTAAGCTATTGCGCCACCTGTGATGCGCCATTTTTTCGAGGCCGCGACGTGGCGGTGGTCGGCGGGGGCAACTCCGCGGTAGGGGCCGCCCTGGACCTTGTGAAAGTGGCAAAACATGTATATCTCATCTCCCTCACCGTATTGACTGCTGACCACGTGCTGGTGAAGAAACTGGGAGATTCTCCGAACACTACCATCCTTACGGGACATGAGACTTTGAGTATTATCGGGGAAGAGTTGGTAGGCGGTCTCGTGGTCCGGGATCTAATTAAGAACAGGGAAGTAACCCTTGAAGTGGAAGGGGTATTTGTGGAGATCGGCCTCTCCCCTAACTCAGGCCTGATAGGGGACCTGGTTCCCCTGAATAGCTTGGGCGAGATCGAAGTGAGCTGTGCGAATGAAACCATAATTCCGGGACTTTTTGCGGCGGGGGACGTGACGAACGTCCCTGAGAAGCAAATCGTCGTCGCTGCGGGTGAAGGCGCGAAAGCGGCGCTCCAGGCCCACCGTTTCCTCCAGAGGCAGCGGGACGCCTGA
- a CDS encoding alkaline phosphatase translates to MGFRLRPAVLALIILLFFSSLAAAAGQHGNRFRNVIIMVPDGCSPAQVTVARWYKGAPLALDRMYLGGVRTYGANSLITDSAPAATAFATGHKTADKFIGILPDSVTTPGAAPIPEERRYKPVPSVLEGAKLIGKSVGLVATSNIQHATPAAFSAHWPDRNNYNEIGKHQVYQGMDVVLGGGKQYLVPKEKGGARTDGEDLTEVLRAKGYLIVHTREELEKARGNRVWGAFADDAMANEFDRPHLRPEEPALAEMTKKALTILSKNKKGFFLMVEGSKVDWAAHANDPIGVVSEVLAFDEAVKVALDFAKKDGKTLVLAFADHGTGGMSLGSDGVNKSYSTLPFEKVFGPLKKAVLTAEGVEQKLEKDGSEEKIRNIVGEFYGIKDLTAGEIKTLRNASQGPRRALGPMMSARSGIGWTTKGHTGEDVFLYHYGLNRPLGLIENTEIAGMTAKALGFDLSMVESRLFVPAREVFSAPGVIFSLEGAGTGKAVLTVRKGEARADFPLGTNLMYIKSQGKTYEMEGISVLAPHTGKIYLPGESARLLERSIKNIPVGR, encoded by the coding sequence ATGGGATTCCGTCTCAGACCGGCTGTCCTGGCCCTCATTATTCTTTTATTTTTTTCATCTCTCGCAGCCGCCGCAGGCCAACATGGGAACCGTTTCAGAAACGTGATCATAATGGTGCCCGATGGGTGCAGCCCGGCTCAGGTTACCGTTGCACGATGGTATAAAGGCGCTCCCCTCGCCCTCGATCGGATGTATCTCGGGGGCGTGCGAACCTATGGCGCGAACTCCCTGATCACCGATTCCGCCCCGGCCGCCACTGCCTTTGCCACAGGACATAAGACTGCCGATAAATTTATCGGAATTCTTCCCGATTCGGTAACCACACCGGGCGCCGCACCCATACCGGAGGAGCGGAGGTATAAGCCGGTGCCAAGCGTCCTCGAAGGGGCAAAGCTTATAGGGAAGTCGGTAGGTCTCGTGGCCACGTCGAATATTCAGCATGCCACCCCGGCGGCCTTTTCCGCTCACTGGCCGGATCGGAATAATTATAACGAAATCGGGAAGCATCAGGTATATCAAGGCATGGATGTGGTACTGGGCGGCGGGAAACAATACCTTGTACCGAAGGAAAAGGGCGGTGCCCGGACGGACGGAGAGGATCTGACTGAAGTGCTCAGGGCAAAGGGCTATCTCATTGTCCACACGAGAGAAGAGCTGGAAAAGGCAAGGGGCAACAGGGTCTGGGGGGCCTTTGCCGATGACGCCATGGCAAATGAGTTCGATCGCCCCCATTTGAGGCCGGAGGAGCCTGCCCTCGCCGAAATGACCAAAAAGGCGCTTACGATCCTCTCGAAGAACAAGAAGGGTTTCTTTCTTATGGTGGAAGGGAGTAAAGTCGACTGGGCAGCCCATGCGAATGATCCCATCGGCGTGGTCAGCGAGGTCCTCGCCTTTGACGAAGCCGTAAAGGTGGCCCTCGATTTCGCGAAGAAGGATGGCAAGACCCTCGTCCTTGCCTTCGCGGACCATGGCACGGGCGGCATGTCCCTTGGAAGCGACGGGGTGAATAAGAGCTACTCCACCCTCCCCTTCGAAAAAGTATTCGGTCCTCTGAAAAAAGCCGTTCTTACCGCTGAAGGAGTGGAGCAGAAGTTGGAAAAGGACGGCTCGGAAGAAAAGATCCGGAACATAGTAGGCGAATTTTATGGGATTAAGGATTTAACCGCCGGCGAGATAAAAACCCTGCGCAATGCGTCACAAGGTCCCCGCCGGGCTTTGGGTCCCATGATGAGCGCGAGATCGGGAATCGGCTGGACCACGAAAGGTCACACGGGCGAGGACGTGTTCCTTTACCATTACGGGCTTAACCGTCCTTTGGGTTTGATCGAGAACACCGAGATCGCCGGAATGACCGCCAAGGCACTTGGATTCGATTTGAGCATGGTGGAGAGCCGTCTATTCGTCCCCGCCCGTGAGGTTTTCAGTGCTCCGGGCGTCATCTTCTCATTGGAAGGGGCCGGGACGGGCAAGGCTGTACTCACGGTGCGAAAGGGGGAGGCCCGTGCCGATTTTCCCCTTGGGACCAATCTGATGTATATTAAATCTCAGGGAAAAACATATGAGATGGAGGGCATCTCAGTGCTCGCGCCCCACACAGGTAAGATTTATCTGCCAGGGGAAAGTGCAAGACTGTTGGAACGTTCAATCAAAAATATTCCCGTTGGCAGGTGA